A stretch of the Salminus brasiliensis chromosome 19, fSalBra1.hap2, whole genome shotgun sequence genome encodes the following:
- the c19h11orf24 gene encoding uncharacterized protein C11orf24 homolog, which translates to MSIQRLLLLPLLLLLPCVCSATDGLASIVGKVPVNNTDECSLSYCLKTFHRSCDRHFFWDKKSLCIFLTCRSEASCDRLLEELAKGQDGHLIAPFSPSSAPHTPLPAPGPPLNPTGLPDPQPLSSNNSTAAPSPVESSNTSSSLENGHQGPANPPRVSTDKPAVNNTNAPAASPSAAYKAPPQAPGSERTPAAGAEGNKVTPKIKTTPDSSPEVPAPTAPATTNAIVMTTATSTTTTTTVTTSTTVTNATTITMAATTNTTATASPPRTTTTTTTTTVPPTTTTLSTTTNTTTAPTATTESITRPQTASPSPSPTATTAPPPVLPTTHPVLPTEGRKPSVTTPKPPENPLTGRLPHTKGEERDQAGQGFVEAAGEPLTIHVVNTSSLLAVLMFGLLFFVVTVVLFLRQAYESYKRKDYTQVDYLINGMYSDSGV; encoded by the exons ATGAGCATCCAGCGTctcctgctgctgccgctgctcctgctgctgccgtGTGTGTGTTCGGCGACTGACGGCTTGGCCAGCATCGTCGGCAAAGTGCCGGTGAATAATACGGACGAGTGCAGCCTGTCGTACT GTTTAAAAACTTTTCACCGGTCCTGTGACAGACACTTCTTCTGGGATAAGAAGTCCTTGTGCATTTTCCTGACCTGCCGCTCTGAGGCTTCATGTGATCGCTTGTTGGAGGAACTGG CAAAGGGCCAGGATGGCCATCTGATTGCCCCTTTCAGCCCTTCATCTGCCCCTCATACTCCTCTACCTGCCCCAGGTCCACCTCTTAATCCTACTGGACTTCCTGATCCTCAGCCGCTTTCGTCCAACAACAGCACTGCAGCCCCCAGCCCTGTGGAGTCCAgcaacaccagcagctccttagAAAACGGACACCAGGGACCAGCTAACCCTCCTCGAGTCAGCACGGATAAACCTGCCGTAAATAACACCAATGCTCCTGCAGCATCTCCATCAGCAGCTTACAAGGCTCCACCTCAAGCTCCAGGTTCAGAGCGCACCCCTGCTGCTGGGGCTGAAGGGAACAAAGTGACCCCCAAGATCAAAACTACCCCGGATTCCTCCCCTGAAGTACCAGCCCCAACTGCTCCAGCCACAACAAACGCCATAGTGATGACCACtgcaacatcaacaacaacaacaacaacagtgacCACCTCTACCACAGTAACCAacgccaccaccatcaccatggCTGCAACAACtaataccacagcaaccgccTCACCACCacgaacaacaacaacaacaacaacaacaacagtgccACCTACAACCACTACACTTTCAACCACTACAAACACCACAACAGCGCCTACTGCCACGACGGAATCCATCACCCGGCCGCAAACCGCATCTCCTTCACCTTCTCCCACAGCAACCACCGCTCCACCACCCGTCCTGCCCACTACCCATCCAGTTCTCCCCACAGAGGGCCGAAAGCCTTCAGTGACCACGCCAAAACCCCCCGAGAACCCTTTGACGGGACGGTTACCCCACACCAAGGGCGAGGAGAGAGACCAGGCAGGCCAGGGGTTTGTAGAAGCTGCTGGAGAGCCGCTGACCATTCACGTGGTCAACACCAGTTCTCTCCTGGCCGTGCTAATGTTCGGCCTCCTGTTCTTCGTCGTCACGGTGGTCCTTTTCCTCAGGCAGGCTTACGAAAGCTACAAGAGGAAAGACTACACACAGGTGGATTATCTGATTAACGGCATGTACTCTGACTCAGGGGTGTGA